The Methanoculleus marisnigri JR1 genome window below encodes:
- a CDS encoding glycosyltransferase family 4 protein: MRIGYFTSSFPHRDPGTDRVLIPHAYGGVENGTYQLAKQMAKKGHDVFVFTTSDNGGDSYEEYGNIHIHRYSKNFSIGRAPISFGSLYKPIISGIKLDIVHARMGNLPVPLTGYWYSRRHSVPYIVSYHGDWDATFGSPGRRVGVFLFNNLLCDYILSNADKIIALSKEHAHESKILGKYLDNIVVIPNGLNPEEFEIPYTKEQCRENLGLPGKAKIILFLGSLTPIKAPDILVKSMKIVLDSIPDAYLVIAGDGPMEQELIELTERLGIGASVRFTGFVSDEKSQYYKAADIFVLPSRHEAFGNVLLEASASGLPIVVSDIRSVRAIVDEECNGLFAQIDDEVDFAQKIVYLLRNEVVRREKGANAREKCEPFTWDAIATKTERLYLGVLNE, encoded by the coding sequence GTGAGGATTGGGTATTTTACAAGCAGCTTTCCGCATAGGGATCCGGGAACTGACAGAGTATTAATTCCTCACGCGTACGGTGGGGTGGAGAATGGTACGTACCAATTGGCAAAGCAGATGGCGAAGAAGGGTCACGATGTTTTTGTATTTACCACATCCGACAATGGCGGAGACTCATACGAAGAATACGGTAACATCCACATCCATCGATACAGTAAGAACTTTTCCATTGGGCGGGCCCCGATCTCTTTCGGTTCGCTATATAAACCAATTATCTCGGGTATTAAACTCGATATCGTCCATGCAAGGATGGGAAACCTCCCGGTTCCGCTAACTGGTTACTGGTACTCCAGACGGCATAGCGTACCATACATCGTCTCTTATCATGGAGACTGGGATGCTACCTTTGGAAGCCCCGGTCGGAGAGTGGGCGTTTTTCTCTTTAATAATCTGTTGTGCGATTATATTTTATCAAACGCGGATAAGATAATCGCTCTTTCAAAGGAGCATGCTCATGAATCTAAAATTTTGGGAAAATATCTCGATAACATTGTAGTTATCCCGAACGGTCTGAATCCTGAGGAGTTTGAGATCCCGTATACGAAGGAGCAGTGCAGGGAGAATTTAGGTTTACCGGGAAAAGCAAAGATTATCTTGTTTTTAGGTTCGCTCACTCCGATAAAGGCACCTGACATTCTTGTAAAATCAATGAAAATTGTTCTGGATTCGATTCCGGACGCATACCTTGTTATCGCCGGCGATGGGCCGATGGAGCAAGAACTCATTGAGTTGACAGAAAGACTTGGAATCGGGGCTTCAGTTCGATTTACAGGTTTCGTCTCTGACGAGAAGAGTCAATACTATAAGGCTGCCGATATATTCGTGCTCCCATCAAGACATGAAGCATTTGGTAACGTCTTATTAGAAGCATCTGCATCCGGCCTGCCGATTGTTGTGAGTGATATCAGGAGCGTTAGAGCCATCGTCGATGAGGAGTGTAATGGCCTCTTCGCACAGATCGACGATGAGGTGGATTTTGCTCAAAAGATTGTTTATCTTTTGCGAAATGAAGTGGTCAGGAGGGAAAAGGGCGCGAATGCACGGGAAAAATGCGAACCGTTTACCTGGGACGCGATTGCGACGAAGACGGAGCGACTTTATCTGGGTGTTTTAAATGAGTGA
- a CDS encoding glycosyltransferase family 4 protein — translation MHISEWNLGRYRHKILIAHRHYLDFETFTVTTPLPDRPALVGYIGRLSGEKGVQHFVQALPAILSDRQDLRVLIGGDGQLKETIEATLQEQGVSASVELPGWISHDDLPRYLNQLRLLVLPSYTEGLPNIMLEAMACGTPVLATPVGAVPDVIVDGVTGFIMENNSLECIAENVNRALNSPDLERIAEDGRRFVEEHFTFERVVARWKEVLEEV, via the coding sequence ATGCACATTTCTGAATGGAACCTCGGACGATATCGCCACAAAATCCTCATCGCCCACCGGCACTACCTCGATTTCGAGACCTTCACCGTCACCACCCCCCTACCCGACCGCCCGGCCCTCGTCGGCTACATCGGCCGGCTGAGCGGGGAAAAGGGTGTCCAGCATTTCGTCCAGGCCCTCCCCGCCATCCTCAGCGACCGGCAGGATCTCCGCGTGCTCATCGGTGGGGACGGGCAGCTAAAAGAGACGATCGAGGCCACTCTGCAAGAACAGGGAGTCTCCGCCAGCGTCGAGCTCCCGGGCTGGATCTCCCACGATGACCTCCCCCGATACCTCAACCAGCTCCGCCTCCTTGTCCTCCCCTCCTACACCGAAGGGCTCCCGAACATCATGCTCGAGGCGATGGCATGCGGAACCCCGGTGCTTGCCACACCGGTTGGGGCGGTACCGGATGTCATAGTGGATGGCGTGACAGGATTTATTATGGAGAACAACTCCCTTGAGTGCATTGCGGAGAACGTGAACCGGGCGCTGAACTCCCCGGACCTGGAGCGGATCGCGGAGGACGGGAGGCGGTTTGTGGAGGAGCATTTCACGTTTGAGCGCGTGGTTGCTCGATGGAAGGAGGTGCTTGAAGAAGTATGA